Within Aspergillus oryzae RIB40 DNA, chromosome 2, the genomic segment CCTCAAAAAGCGTTAAGCAAGACAAGAGACCCTGGTGGATAGCCGAAGACCCAAATTGTAAAAATGGATTATCTTGACCAGTCCAACCATGATACCCAAGCCGGGGAGGTCGCGTACCCTGACATTGACGAGACGATACATTATCCGTGGCAAGGACCCCAGCAAACGGCCCAGTCCGACCCTATTCATTCAGTGCTGGATCCCCGTTTGTATAAGGACTTGTTCCCAAGCAATTCTTCGCAGTTACCAGAGGAAATActcgatgaagacgagggtGCCGAAGAATATGCTGAAATTGATGACTCTGCGGAGGATTCTACCTATGAGTTCTCACCAGAAGAAAGCTCGACGTCAGTATAAATCTcggctgttgttgtttgtcGCCAAATCATCTCAAACTAACCTTTGATATAGCGATGAGGAACTGACCGATGAGGGTGatgagggtgatgatgattcGTATTCTCGTCGGAGAAGACGCCGCAGAGGTACGGGGCCTTTCTCTGGTCGTTTCGGTGCGCGTGGTGGTAAAGGAATCAAGCGCGGGCCTCGCAAACCATTAGAGCCTAGCCCCGAATTTAAGATACTGCACTCGGAGGCTACATCGGCCTTTATTGATGGTGATTATGACCGTGCTATCGAGTTGGTAAAACAGGCAATTCAAATCAACCCGGAGATGTTTGCTGCCCATTCTCTCTTATCAGAGATTTGGTTAGCACAGGGCCACAAAGACAAAGCATTGACCGCTTTGTTTAGCGGTGCACATACGCGCCCTAAAGATCCGACAGTCTGGGCCAAAGTGGCACGAATGATCCTGGAGCGGGCTGGAGAGGATCGCCAAAGCGCACTCAATGATGTTGTTTACTGCTATAGCCGTGTCATTGATGTCAACCCAAAGAACTTTAATGTACGCTTCCAACGAGCGGCTATCTACCGGGAATTAGGCTACAATGGTCGAGCTGCGACGGAGTACGAGCGGATTCTCAAGGAATTACCACATAATGCCAGGGCTCTGCGACATATTGCAGAGATCTATATTGACCTGAACGATGTCCAAAAGGCAGTTGACCACTGGGCAGACAGTGTGGAGtattttctatctcttgACCCGGAAGAAGCCCCCGAGTTTTCCTGGTCAGATGTGAATATCTATGCTGAGCTTTATGGCTACTTAAGCCAACCCGAGAAAGGGCTTTGGGCCCTGAAGACGCTCTCTAGATGGCTCCTCGGCCGCAAAAACGACACGATGTGGGAAGACTTCGATGAGGACGATCGCGAATGGGATGTGAGTGATTCGCCTCGGCGCATCAAAGCTGATGGATACGAACCCGGGCGATGGCCACGAGACTCCTATGGGCTGGGTCTTCCTCTAGAGCTCCGCATTAAACTTGGCCTTTTCCGTCTGAGAATGGGGTATCAACATAAGGATGAAGCTTTGGTGAGTCTCTTGTATGGATGGAATCTTTAGCACGCGTCTGGTTCTTAACACAAGCTTACAGCATCACTTCGGATGGCTCAATCCAGACGACACATCCGAAGGAGCCCGACTCTATGATTACGGGGATCTCTTCCGAGAGGTTGCAGACGCACTCAAAGAAGTAGGACTATTTGAAGATGCACTTCGGTTCTACATGCCACTACAGCAGACAGAAGAGTATGCGGATGTCAGTTTCTTCATGGCCACGGGAGATTGCTTCCGGCATCTGGACAGGCTTGAAGACGCCGAAAATTGCTATCTTACAGTCGCAGAGCATGACGCGAGAAATATAGAATCTCGTGTACAACTGGCGAAGTTATATGAGGGCATTGGCATGACCGAGCAGGCACTCAAGTATGTAAACGAAGCCGTTCTACTTGGAAGGCAAGAAACCAGGGGAAATCGCCGACGGAAAGACACAAGGCTTGAGCAATTAGTAATGGAGTTCAAGTTAGCTGACGGTGAAATTGCGGCGCCCGGCTTGAGTTCAGCTTTGCCACACCCTGTAGGTAATGATGGAACAGCACCTACACTCACCACTAAGCCTGCAGCTGTGTTCGGTCGAAAGGATTCCCCGGAGTCTGAAAATGAAAGGACTGAAAGCATCCAATTCCTCTACACTAAACtactgcagctgcagccaaAGGTCAAGGGAGGCGATCTCGAAGCCACAGAGGATTGGCTGGATATTGCGGATGCACTGTTGCGCGAGTTTCGATCCAACCGAGTATTTTATCCGCTACAGCGCAATGCCATGTTTCTTGGCTATTCACGAGATGCCCACAAAAAGgctggaaagaaaacgatGATGGATGAGATGCAGGAGATGGCTGGCCGTCTCCATGAGTCTCTAGGTACGATAAAACTACTAATGTGTGTGTCTCCTGTGCAACTAACATCCGGGCAGGCACTATCACCGAAGAACCTCTTCAAGGGGCTATACCGACCGACTATCATGGTATAACTTTTGATGAGTGGCTTGACCTGTTCCTTCAGTACGCCCTTGTTGTGGCAGGACAGGGTGAACCAGAAGAAGCGTACGACTCActtgcagcagcagcggatGCCAGTATTTGGTACCATTCCAAACCCAGCACTCGCTTGATCCACGTTTGCTGGTTCAGTGAGTACCCCTTTTGCCCGTGCTCAGTTCATAGCTGACTTGATATAGCTTGTGCTCTTCGAGCGCAGGACGAGGAAACCCTTGCCAATGAGGCACGCTGGTTCATCAAGGAATATCAGTTCGTAACCGATACGTATCGACTTTTCTCCATGCTGAGTCGGCTTTGTGGGGACCCCCACCGGTCTCT encodes:
- a CDS encoding uncharacterized protein (RNA polymerase III transcription factor TFIIIC), producing the protein MDYLDQSNHDTQAGEVAYPDIDETIHYPWQGPQQTAQSDPIHSVLDPRLYKDLFPSNSSQLPEEILDEDEGAEEYAEIDDSAEDSTYEFSPEESSTDEELTDEGDEGDDDSYSRRRRRRRGTGPFSGRFGARGGKGIKRGPRKPLEPSPEFKILHSEATSAFIDGDYDRAIELVKQAIQINPEMFAAHSLLSEIWLAQGHKDKALTALFSGAHTRPKDPTVWAKVARMILERAGEDRQSALNDVVYCYSRVIDVNPKNFNVRFQRAAIYRELGYNGRAATEYERILKELPHNARALRHIAEIYIDLNDVQKAVDHWADSVEYFLSLDPEEAPEFSWSDVNIYAELYGYLSQPEKGLWALKTLSRWLLGRKNDTMWEDFDEDDREWDVSDSPRRIKADGYEPGRWPRDSYGLGLPLELRIKLGLFRLRMGYQHKDEALHHFGWLNPDDTSEGARLYDYGDLFREVADALKEVGLFEDALRFYMPLQQTEEYADVSFFMATGDCFRHLDRLEDAENCYLTVAEHDARNIESRVQLAKLYEGIGMTEQALKYVNEAVLLGRQETRGNRRRKDTRLEQLVMEFKLADGEIAAPGLSSALPHPVGNDGTAPTLTTKPAAVFGRKDSPESENERTESIQFLYTKLLQLQPKVKGGDLEATEDWLDIADALLREFRSNRVFYPLQRNAMFLGYSRDAHKKAGKKTMMDEMQEMAGRLHESLGTIKLLMCTITEEPLQGAIPTDYHGITFDEWLDLFLQYALVVAGQGEPEEAYDSLAAAADASIWYHSKPSTRLIHVCWFTCALRAQDEETLANEARWFIKEYQFVTDTYRLFSMLSRLCGDPHRSLFHSSANMKFMLRQIKAMDYTIPDGTTGLRSSKPVRESIYQERARLSTRDENGEVIPAEAMDVALLVLYGHILYSGNSFLPALNYFFRAYALDDQNPTVLLSIALSYIHHSLKRQSENRHFMIMQGLAFMEEYRRVRERPGSLLQERQEMEFNYARVWHMLGLSNLAVEGYQRVLELGKQIQAESRGAKPVVQITRHVDDDVEMRDAEMDKEPFVEDFSPEAALALQTLYALSGDLHLAKDVTANWLVI